The following proteins come from a genomic window of Amyelois transitella isolate CPQ chromosome 24, ilAmyTran1.1, whole genome shotgun sequence:
- the LOC106135761 gene encoding uncharacterized protein LOC106135761 codes for MSANYLVNVPKLTGRDNYSEWCFAAENFLILEGMKHCIKPELNQEIKTADDEKTRAKLIMTIDPSLYVHVKNVSSSKELWEKLKQLFDDSGFSRRISLLRNLISIRRENCSSMTSYVTQIIDTAQKLSGTGFEINDLWTGSLLLAGLPDRFSPMIMAIEHSGIPITADSIKTKLLDMDLASHDESEVSGAFAIQSKKKNNTNLYKARKNNVGSTDMSNVKQIKCYRCKQIGHYKNQCKNENNSSNQKNKERMQSNAFSAVFLSGNFNKDEWYIDSGASVHLTANESWVMNAQYEQNREIIVANSEKVSILCSGDVKITTTTENHDYDIEVRNVLCVPSLTTNLLSVSQLIKNGNNISFNESGCSVYNKNNNLVATAALVNGVYKVNLLKQVSLAASVVSGVTWHRRLGHVNKDYLNQMKNAVQGMSLDEKVDISKSSCSTCCEGKQSRLPFKSTGQRSSNILDIVHTDICGPMENMSIGGSRYFLLFVDDHSRMTFVYFLKHKNEALKYFKIFKAQVENETKRTIKVLRSDNGLEFCSKEFEDYLNSFGVKHQKTNPYTPQQNGLCERFNRTIVEKARCLLFDAVLGKEFWAEATNTAVYLQNRIVAAALNNRTPYELWTGSKPDISHIRIFGSTVMVHVAKEKRKKWDKKSSKCILIGYPDNIKGYRVYNPGTKTVTTSRDVIIIEKESNPEHLIEVQVQNVDSVGDRDKSDDPELRASQSSPEQHKSMSTSTQNDSESFLNSLQSDDETYIPSDYEDADSTLEEVQENSKQSRSTRTRKAPERFGFSNLCVDSETYDDAAGLSVHDALNGPEREQWQSAMQEELQCFKDNDVWELSEAPKDGRIVKCNWKKVKLM; via the exons ATGTCTGCTAACTATCTTGTCAACGTGCCGAAGCTTACGGGGCGCGATAACTACAGTGAATGGTGTTTCGCGGCggagaattttttaattcttgaaGGCATGAAACATTGTATCAAGCCAGAATTAaatcaagaaattaaaaccgCAGATGACGAAAAAACCAGAGCGAAATTGATTATGACGATCGACCCGTCATTATACGTTCACGTGAAAAATGTTTCATCATCCAAAGAATTGTGGGAGAAGCTGAAACAATTATTCGATGACAGTGGATTTTCACGAAGGATAAGTCTACTAAGGAATTTGATTTCGATTCGCCGAGAGAATTGCAGTTCAATGACGTCTTACGTGACGCAGATTATTGATACAGCACAGAAACTCAGCGGAACAGGTTTTGAAATCAACGATTTATGGACAGGATCATTGCTATTAGCGGGATTGCCTGATCGATTTTCCCCTATGATCATGGCAATAGAGCATTCCGGCATTCCTATAACGGCAGATTCCATCAAAACAAAACTGTTGGATATGGATTTAGCAAGTCATGACGAGAGTGAAGTTAGCGGTGCATTCGCTATTCagtcaaaaaagaaaaacaacacaaaTTTGTATAAGGccagaaaaaataatgttggtAGCACTGATATGTCAAATGTCAAACAGATAAAATGCTATCGATGTAAACAAATCGGCCACTATAAAAATCAGTGTAAAAACGAAAATAACTCGTCAAATCAGAAAAATAAGGAGAGAatgcaatcaaatgcttttaGCGCAGTCTTTTTGAGTGGAAACTTCAACAAAGATGAATGGTATATCGACTCGGGCGCAAGTGTACACCTCACAGCCAATGAAAGTTGGGTTATGAATGCACAATATGAACAAAACAGAGAAATAATTGTTGCTAACAGTGAAAAGGTGTCAATATTGTGTTCTGGAGATGTGAAAATTACGACTACAACAGAAAATCATGATTACGACATTGAAGTACGCAACGTATTATGTGTGCCAAGTCTGACAACAAACTTGTTATCAGTAAGCCAATTAATAAAGAATGGTAACAATATCTCTTTCAACGAAAGTGGTTGCTCagtttacaacaaaaataataatttggtcGCCACAGCAGCGTTAGTAAATGGTGTGTATAAGGTTAATCTGCTAAAACAAGTTAGTTTAGCAGCATCAGTTGTGTCAGGAGTAACATGGCATCGCAGATTAGGACAcgtaaataaagattatttgaaTCAGATGAAGAACGCCGTCCAAGGTATGTCACTTGATGAAAAAGTTGACATTAGCAAATCTTCCTGTTCAACATGCTGTGAAGGTAAACAATCTCGGTTACCATTCAAGAGCACTGGTCAGAGAAGCAGTAACATATTAGATATTGTCCATACGGATATATGTGGACCTATGGAGAATATGTCTATAGGTGGCTCAAGATACTTCTTGTTGTTTGTTGACGATCATAGTCGGAtgacatttgtttattttctgaaaCACAAGAATGAGGCTTTGAAgtatttcaagatttttaaagctCAAGTGGAAAATGAAACAAAGAGAACAATCAAAGTATTAAGAAGTGATAATGGCCTGGAGTTCTGCAGTAAAGAATTTGAAGATTACCTGAATAGTTTTGGCGTGAAACATCAGAAGACCAATCCATACACTCCTCAACAAAATGGATTATGTGAACGATTCAATCGTACAATAGTAGAAAAAGCCAGATGTCTACTATTTGATGCCGTTTTAGGAAAAGAGTTCTGGGCTGAAGCCACGAATACTGCAGTGTATCTGCAGAATCGAATTGTGGCAGCTGCATTAAATAATAGAACCCCATATGAGCTGTGGACTGGCTCTAAACCTGATATAAGTCATATAAGAATCTTTGGAAGCACTGTTATGGTCCATGTTGCAAAAGAAAAGAGGAAGAAATGGGACAAGAAGTCTTCGAAATGTATTCTCATTGGATATCCAGATAATATAAAGGGATACAGAGTATACAATCCAGGAACAAAGACTGTAACAACCAGTAGAGACGTGATCATCATCGAGAAGGAATCAAATCCTGAGCATCTCATTGAAGTGCAAGTTCAGAATGTTGATTCAGTGGGGGATAGAGATAAGTCTGATGATCCCGAATTAAGAGCTAGCCAAAGTTCGCCTGAGCAACATAAGAGTATGTCAACATCCACTCAAAATGACTCTGAAAGTTTTTTAAACAGTTTGCAGTCTGATGATGAGACATATATTCCAAGCGACTATGAGGATGCAGACAGCACACTCGAAGAGGTTCAAGAGAATAGCAAACAATCGCGGTCTACAAGGACAAGGAAGGCACCAGAGAGATTTGGGTTCTCTAACCTGTGTGTTGACAGTGAGACATATGATGATGCGGCTGGCTTGTCAGTACATGATGCCTTGAATGGACCAGAGAGGGAGCAGTGGCAGTCGGCAATGCAGGAAGAGTTACAGTGTTTTAAAGACAATGATGTGTGGGAGTTAAGTGAAGCTCCAAAAGATGGTAGAATTGTAAAATGCAA ttgGAAGAAGGTGAAATTGATGTAA
- the LOC106135772 gene encoding cytochrome c oxidase subunit 5B, mitochondrial: protein MAALCRQIVRANALRGALVNAARRGYADKMMPDPLEHATGLERKELLALQAGQDDPFNMKVLKKEAGTKDKPTLVPSCFDARIVGCICDEHSTAITWLWLHKDQPRRCECGHWYKLIEKPLI from the exons atggcTGCCCTTTGCAGACAAATTGTTCGCGCTAATGCATTAAGGGGTGCCCTGGTTAATGCCGCTCGGCGGGGATATGCCGacaaaa TGATGCCTGACCCCCTTGAGCACGCCACCGGCCTGGAAAGGAAGGAGTTACTCGCCCTCCAGGCAGGTCAGGATGATCCCTTCAACATGAAAGTGCTGAAGAAAGAAGCCGGCACAAAAGATAAACCCACCCTGGTGCCCTCCTGCTTCGATGCTAGGATTGTAGGATGTATAT GCGATGAACACTCCACGGCTATCACCTGGCTCTGGTTACACAAG GATCAGCCCCGCCGTTGCGAATGCGGACACTGGTACAAACTGATCGAGAAGCCTCTTATCTAA
- the LOC106135774 gene encoding snRNA-activating protein complex subunit 1 has protein sequence MRGEIIHQIYIADGFEDDCDALVHRCLRADRLNYESFCEIWKEMKFDTIYTGRSSLVEIAELSEELVHTAKRFMMAPVSNFEENVAGLFLVYALVNLQPYPGFAVLRLVPDDVPMIKRIEMIARRERRHDVLYILGAVLIKHSQFHAEQRERGMDIAFRKYSEGYIGIDSSGFRPRGTFYRQIEELDVIRELAAVQDRYVKAKKDVTGGKSNQSLSFINQALPNELDASLKRIISGVPGMDEDDEIDEADVHYSKVQAIKEKAMRQSAGAMRHLTSAAERSTEKSESPNVSEIKSKPGKVKTSSPTKTFLSPKKRQEPSHKSSESPRPKANIKKTTNSKSPLSKKKESPKVVQTARASTSKPLVKRKLSKPKRKMKKAKRYMSESSSDSDINISDLEKGDSDDDINSDTDFDLTAFDKPKPEDGNTANTQIEIEIDELPAHVTSEKDGMVYEIEIIDKLGKSEDDADKVNRKDEGPSSSAKFKKPVINLSRLGILPVSDFACKNNKDVKKKLGSRRGVE, from the exons ATGA gaggAGAAATAATCCATCAGATTTACATAGCAGATGGGTTTGAAGATGATTGTGACGCGCTCGTCCACCGCTGCCTTCGGGCAGATAGGCTCAATTACGAGTCATTCTGTGAGATTTGGAAAGAAATGAAGTTTGATACCATTTACAC GGGCAGAAGTTCCCTGGTGGAGATAGCGGAGTTATCGGAAGAACTGGTGCACACTGCCAAGCGGTTCATGATGGCACCTGTCTCCAACTTTGAG gAAAACGTAGCCGGCCTATTCCTGGTATATGCACTTGTCAATCTCCAACCGTACCCGGGGTTCGCAGTGTTGCGCCTCGTCCCAGATGATGTGCCAATGATAAAACGGATTGAAATGATTGCAAGAAGAGAGAGAAGGCACGATGTGCTGTATATACTCGGCGCTGTTCTGATCAAACACAGCCAGTTTCATGCTGAGCAGCGTGAGAGAGGGATGGATATAGCGTTTAGGAAATATTCGGAAG gtTACATAGGAATAGATTCCTCCGGATTCCGCCCCCGGGGCACGTTCTACCGGCAGATTGAGGAGTTGGACGTGATCAGGGAGCTGGCTGCAGTCCAGGACAGATATGTGAAGGCTAAGAAAGATGTCACAG GTGGCAAGTCAAATCAGAGCCTGTCTTTTATCAACCAGGCCCTACCAAACGAATTGGATGCTTCGCTAAAGAGAATCATCAGCGGTGTACCTGGAATGGATGAag ACGATGAAATCGACGAAGCGGATGTGCATTACTCGAAAGTTCAAGCGATCAAAGAGAAGGCGATGAGGCAGAGTGCTGGTGCAATGAGGCATCTCACTTCAGCTGCGGAAAG GTCTACCGAAAAATCGGAATCACCTAATGTATCGGAAATTAAATCCAAGCCGGGCAAAGTCAAGACGAGTAGTCCGACAAAAACGTTTCTCTCACCGAAGAAGCGGCAAGAACCATCGCACAAATCTTCTGAATCACCGCGGCCCAAAGCCAATATTAAGAAGACAACAAATTCTAAATCACCATTGTCTAAAAAGAAAGAGAGCCCTAAAGTCGTACAAACTGCCAGGGCTAGCACTTCCAAACCGCttgtgaaaagaaaattgtcaAAACCGAAGCggaaaatgaaaaaagcaAAAAGATATATGAGTGAGTCGTCTTCAGACAGCGATATAAATATAAGCGATTTAGAAAAAGGCGATTCAGACGACGATATAAACAGCGATACCGATTTCGATTTGACCGCTTTCGATAAACCCAAACCAGAAGATGGTAACACGGCTAATACCCAAATCGAAATTGAAATAGACGAGCTGCCCGCTCATGTGACTTCAGAAAAAGATGGAATGGTTTACGAAATTGAAATCATTGATAAATTGGGGAAATCTGAAGATGATGCTGATAAAGTGAACAGGAAAGATGAAGGGCCGTCATCCAGTGCTAAGTTTAAAAAACCTGTTATCAATTTGAGCCGTTTGGGAATTCTGCCCGTGTCTGATTTCGCATGTAAGAATAATaaagatgttaaaaaaaagctaGGTTCTCGCCGCGGCGTTGAATAG